Within Spinacia oleracea cultivar Varoflay chromosome 4, BTI_SOV_V1, whole genome shotgun sequence, the genomic segment GGTTTAATTCAAGTTATTATTGGGTTTTTTTAGCGTAAAAAATAATTCAAGATTTGATATTTCTtggttatttttattatcttttatGCTCCATATTGTTTTTCTGTCCTATGGTCGGCAATAATGCCTGGCTTTTGTGGCATTGGCATGTTCATGAGGTGTTAACAAAGAATCGTCTCATCTTCAACCTTAGATTGAACAATTATCATATACGAAGTAGcgagggtgatgataaaggtcgcaagttgcgacaacatttacttgtcgcaatcttacgtgttcGAATCTAatcggtacatataggcgccacgtaggtttGCGTCATCACAATATTTTtgctatcaatgcaatatttttactatgaaaatatgcaaataaggaaatcgatataaagaaagaaacaaattataatattaagattttcctactttttttttgaaatatatataataggttatataatttaaatattttagtttccaatttaaatcacgacacataagcatgacatgtcatcattgtgacagggcttaaaggtcgcatgttgcgacctttatcattttcgtacgAGGTATTATAGATACAAAAAATTCGGTCCGTTTAGAATTAATAGTAACGTATATACTACATCAATTTGTTATTCATAGATGATTATCCCTTCTTTTTATCCatcaatttgtttttgtttttgttcaatttttccttttgttgtttACTATATTTTACAGCTCCAATGTACGCCTTTTCCACTTCATCTTTttcattcaacatcaattcaccatttaattcatatattcaaTCAACCTTTTCCATTCCATCTCCCTCTTTATCGCTCAATACATTTACCACTTAATTTATATATTGTTTAAACCTAAATTTGCACCTCTATTTAAATAAGGTGTATCACTAAAATCACAACCGCACCTATTAAATAAAAGACTAACAAGTTAACATTAGATAGTTTCTATTGGACTGGCCCCCCTAAACGGCTAAACTCACTTGCTTAATTAGTATTCGGCCCCCCTTGATAACCGAGTCTGGCTTCGCCCCTGGAGCTAGTTAGTATTAATTTTTCCGCATTAGAAAGATATGAGCAGCTTGTTTATCTCAAGTTTGGGATTGGTGGTCTTTAGGCTAGTGTGCAACATGCAATTAGGAGGGAACTTTAAAGATAAGGAGGCCCGCGATGATACAAAAAAGACACTTTGGGTTGAAGTTAATGTTTATTCGCCCAAGTCCAAGATGCCTAGGCCCAAGGCCTAACCTTTGCTAATAGACAATACAAAAGTTTATATTATCATTATccttattattttgttttatttttctaaaaaaatcCAAAAGTCAATTGGTGTAGATTTAATTTAATGAAATATAAAGTTTAGATTAAAAATTTATAGTAGATATAAAATTATCGTAGCCatttacaccaaaaaaaaaaattatcgtaGCCATTTTAATATCATCCTAAACATATTATATCATGTATTATGTACGGAGTATCACATTTTATGTACATGTATAACAAAGTTCACTAATTTGCTAACGTAAAACTTCAAATAAGGCTATCATTTGATTCCATTGTGGTCATCATCGTCAAGTTACCGATCACTTCTTCAAGTAAAACCGTATGTACGTTcatcaacttattcttattatACAATGTCTTCCGGATGGACCTGCGCGCAATTACAATTATAGATGAGCTATCAACTATTTGACGAACATTTAGTCACTATTCTATTCAtcttatttcagaaaaataagttcagataaattcagtaaaattttaaaaaaaaaaatcacgtaAATAAAACGCACCATTAGCAGCTTCAAAGtttttaacattattatttAACATTATAATGATTACGTACCTTGGAAGGTGGGTCATGCCGAAAACTCATAGCTCTAGGGTTCACCTCTTTCCTACCACTCGAAGTCCATCTTTCGCTACGAAAGCTCATAGTTCTAATCTTTAGCTCCCCTCTATGAGTTGTTAACTCATCTAAAATCTCAGAATCAGAAAATTCTTCATCTAattcttcttcatcatcaatGTTGTAATTTGATGTTCCATTTTCCTGTTCATAACAATTTGCAACATTATAGCAAAACATATGTACCGAGTATATAAGCAGGTAGTCTAAAGATGGCTTGGGGTGGGCCGGCTCGAAACCCGACCCGACACGGCACAAAAAAGCTCGGCCAGACACAAGCACGGACAAAGCACGGCCCGGCATGGGCACGAAGTCGTGGACCGTGGGGCAGGCCTGGGCCTTAAGTTTTtagaaaaagcacgacaagacaCGACAAGATTTGACCCGGCACGACAAAGTACGAAAGTCCTTTGGGTTTGGGCCGGGCCCATACCCTGTTTTGAACTTTTCGACACGGTCCGTCATGATAGAATGTGGCCTAGATGTGGGCCCGACCCGAAGCCTGACCCGACCCACGACAATCTTTAGCAGGTACTACGTACTACGTACTACTACGTATAGACATTAATTATACCTTGAAAGAGAGTGACATATGACGGAAAGAACGCTTTGAAGCACCTACAACTTCCTCATACTCATGAGCGTCGAGTTCGTGTAAGTGGTGTGCCTCAAAATACCTTGGTAGTATAAGATGTCTTATGATTATAAGAAGAAAAAATGGCAAAGGGAAGATTATTCCTACTAATGGAATCCATGTCATCCCATAACAAATGATTAAGTATGTTAGTTGGAATGTTGTAAAAGCCGCTATGCATTTGAATGGCACATTTTCCACATATGTAGCATGATTTCTTTTCAAAACCCTACAAAATAACATAGATTAATACACAAATTAGTAATCCGTATAAAAGTTGAAGCGATAAAACATTATAATCACACCAATTAGGGTGGaaatttgtttaaatttttatatttgtagtaataaataaacaaaatatggCGCAAGTATTAAAGAACGGAAGAAATATTTCTTATAACTTCAACTATACCTATATACTACcttcgtttaataaaaatatttacggttactatttacacaaatattaaaacaaaaatgaaaaagttggttgaatataataaaatacggataaagtaagagaaatgtgtaaaaaggtagcgcatgtaagaaaaaaaatgaataaagtaagagaaaataaGTGGAAAATTATAACTATTGCAGCGTAAGAAGTGTaagtagtaaattttcatgtccaaaataaagcaaagcaaaaataacattatgaaacggactaaaagtaaaagtgtaaagatcattttgaaacagagGTGGTAAGACTTAGATCttgttcttttttctatttatttttgaattcaaTGACTTTccagttcagtttagtttagtAAAATTCAGCTCAAAAGAACGGGATCTTACTTATGTAATCTACTTTTGTTAACAAGAAGAAGTTGGATTCTTTCCCAAAACTGGTTACCAGGGAGACTATCAATGGCCATATAAGCAAAGTAACCCCAAAGCAGTGAAGATGGAATTCTCTTTAGAGCAGGCATGGCGAAAACTGAAATGGTAAGGAGAAGGGATTGTAATAGATTGCTTAATCTTTGTTCGTTAACTCGGACCGGTAAGTAGCTCTCTATGTGTTTCTCAGGATCAAATGTTGTGGAATTGCCATTTTTGTCATTAGTTTTTCCTTTCATCACTACTTGCTTCAAGTCTTCTAGCTCCTTAACCACTGCATTTGTCTACAAAACGAAACCCAATGAAGGAAATTATGAAAACGAAAATACAGAAACTAGATTAGTACGAGTTAATTTATGTCCTTAGGATAATATTAGTCCCCGGCCACTATATTGTTGATGGTATTCAAAGCTAATCTACTCTCAATATTCCCTAATCATATAAACGGAATACAACAAGATCATCCATTCTTATCAACATGTTTTTGGAAGAAAATTGACTTTTGTGAGAAATATTTAAAAAAGGTAAttagcattagattaaataggaAATTAATATGACAGTTACTAAATAACTGCCCTTGGTATTAtcctattaaaataaataattagattAACATTAATTAAGTCATTAAATAAATCGTGCGTGTGTATGTcttgattaataatatatagccATATTACCAATATGGTACTAGCACACCAAGCTCAATGTTGTACTTGGCCCAATAACTCAAGCCATCTCCTATTCAATATATTAAGCACATGAGTATATTTACAGACGTTTTAAACAACATATTTTCTCCTTGTGGGAGAATACTCTTACATATACAACAGTTTATTATTTACTTCGTACAATACCAATTTATCGCGATTATTTCATGCACTGGGAGTACGCAAAAGACGTAAATTACACGTTAGTAGTGAAAAATGCAATTAATTAAACTTTGCAAACAACAACCTTTTAGTTTACCAACTTGTGAACATCTACCTTTttttactttgttttttttttttttacggagTAACGCTTTATGATATTcactttcgtttcttaatcgttttaAGTTATTAATTAGAAACGTTTTAAGTGATTAAAATTTTAATAGTGCAAAACTTACTAGCTTGTTCTTGTCCATTTCAAGGAAAATAGCTTGCATATTGCCATAAATTTGGGAGTTGCTAGCCCTTTCATGTATGCTAGCTTTAGCACTTTCAACCATCTTTCTGCGAAGCAATTGTCGTTTGAGGACGGCGAGGGCCTTGGTGTGCATAGGAGAGTGTGGGATAAGAGCATAGGAAGGAGGAAGTCCAAGCAACCCACAAATCAAAGTCTGTACACAAccaagtttaattaattaattaataatcaagGCTCTAATTTATGTTAATTTCTAGACCAAAATGTTCAAAAGTACTAATTGTAATCAAAAAACTCGCATTACAAGAATTTatatctttaatgacaatcTAATTATGATGGGttaaaaattccgtcgcaaaagtTTTTTGCGACAGAGTTAACAACCAAACAACAGTCGTAAATTTCTTTAACGAcaggattttccattaacgacgaccaCCCTTTTACGActggttcgcgacaggaaatctcgtcattaatcaacgaatattggcctttagcaacgagatttcccgtcgttaatggtacaatttcttgtaatgTCGAACCAAAGTACGTAATTAATATTAGGAAGAGAGTGACAAACCGTAAAGCCAAGAAGAAGGATGTCATAGTGGTAGGCAGAAGGGTTTTTAAGATTGAAATCCTTTTGTTGTGTCATCTTCGAAGCGACGTTATGCTCGAAAAAGAATAGTCCTGCTATCATTAATCCAGGTATGAAGGCCCCTAGGATGTGTCTTCCTGGTACTTCCCCCATTTTCTACAAAATTTTCATGCAATTTTAGTACGTCATCTTGAGTAGTAGCAAAATGAATTAGGTTGAATCTATGTTAATTAGAATATATATGTCTTGAATCGGTCAAAtcccttactgcaacgccccaaCACAGAGATCTGTTATTTTACACCAGACTTATCTGTTTTGTGCCTATTTTCttgcactacaagaatttgtatctttaatgacaacctaataatgacgggtcaaaaatcccgtcgtaaaagccttttgcgacggacctaacaaccaaacaaagacgggaataaccgttgTAAatttcttttacgacgggttaacaacgggattttccattaacgacggcccccttttatgacgggtttgcgacaggaaatcccgtgtttaatcaacgattattggcctttaatttcttgtagtgttggcTTTTCCGTATATGTCTAGAGAtcagtactatataaactctctagTTCATAACATAGTTTTATTCTGTAATAGTGTAATCTatactcctcaagatcaataaaactttcttCCATCTATACATTGTTTGTGAACCACGCTAAATCTCTGTGTTTTTCATTTacattatttataatatttcttaCTTCTGTTATAACCGTCTAAGAACTAAGAACGATTTGAAAAACGAAGAACTGAGGGAGATTATACCTTGGCAATAGTCCAAGGATGCAATGAATCAGTATCCCAAGGATGAGGGCTAAATAACCTTCTAGGAACTCCATCAGGAACTTTGCCTGGTACACCATATGACAATGCTGTCCACCCCAATACCATCAATGGAACCCCAAAATTCGCGATGAAATTTCTTATATAACCTTCACAAAAATCACCCAGTATTAATTAGTTCATGCCTATTCGCAATAAGTTATTGTGAGATAGTCTCATATAAAGATGACTGTAGTTCGAGCTGGCCCGAAACCCGACCTGACCCGGCACGAAAAAAGTCCGGCCTGCACgagcacgaaaaaagcacggctGGACACGGGTACGAAGTCGTGGGTCGGGCCTGCGCCTTTATATTTTAGAAAAAGCACAACAATGCACGACACGACTTGACCCGACACGGCAAAGCacactaaatttagtaaaattagccttAGTCACGGCTTGGACCGGGGTCAGGTCTACTTTGGACTTTCCGGCCCGACCCGGTCCGATAGAACGTGCGTCGGGGCCCAGCCCGGTTAGGCAACGGCCCGGTGGCTCGGTCTGAAGCCCGGCCGGCCCGGCCCACGGTCATCTTTAGTCTCATATATCTGAATTAATTAATGTTAATATATGTTATTGTATAATTGATTTTGGTTGAGTAACACGTACTAACCTGTTCCATACCACCATGATCTTGCTTTTCTACTTTTGAAGGCTGTATACAGAAGGCCTAGAGAGAATATGATAGAGAGCAATCCATTCGAGTAAAGCCACTCGAATTCATATGCCTTAATGTCTGAATCTTTCCCTTTGGGTACATGAAACTCACTTATAATCCCCTATTATAATTAGATTTGATTAATTACATTAGCAAATCTTCTATATCAATCAAATATGATGttatagagtataaaactaaatCTGGGACTTCGACCATCAGCTTGAGCTTTTGGTGAGGTTGGtcctttgacaaaaaaagtttttaatttttatattttatattgaCTTAGCTCACTTAAgtagtactacctccgtttcataatgatttttatggttattatttaaacaaatattaacacaaaagtagaaaagttggttgaatataataaaagatGGATAAAATAAGAGTAATGGGTAAAATAAAAgtgggtgggtgtaagaaaaaaaaaatgaataaagtaagagaaaattAGTGAAAATTGTAAATAATTGTGGGGTACAAATGGTAAGATAGTAaaatttcatgtccaaaaatagaataaaacaaagtgtaaagaaccttataaaacggactaaaacggaagtcgtaaagatcattttgaaacggactaaaacggaaggcgtaaagatcatttttgaAACAGAAGTAGTACCTTTATAGCTTCTTGGATGAAAAGAACCGCAATTAACATTTCAATAAGCTCTTCAGCTATCCTCGTGAATCGATCAATGATAACACACGCGTTTAAAATTGCCATTAGCATCAGTAATAGAGATGTCCATACACAAACCCTGTAATATATGATTAGAGATGACATGTTATTAAAATAATGACGAAGACAGGATTTGATCTAGGATTTACAGTACTACCCAAAACAAGGTACCATCTAAGTTATTTGACATCTAAAATATTATGTtagtttaattttttctttgatgCATTTATAacttgtacttcctccgtttcggaATATTCGCAACGTTTTGACTAGACACACTTGTCAATGTAAAATTTTGactattaataattttaattacggatttttcatgaaatgcccctgaggtttatcttaatgcaccaaatacccttaaactttccagaatgcaccaaatacccccgaggtttagtataaatacacaaaatacccaaaatgactattttccGTTAACTCCGTTAACTTAtccgttaactttaactttaattttatttaatttttattttttctctttcccttttaatttcttattttttattttttgtttttttctctctccccttccttcttccctgTCTTCCATGGCAGCCCTTCTCttcatcaccaccaccacacacACCACCCTGCTAACcccttctcttcctcaccaccacccCACACCGCCACCGACACCAGCCTGCTCCACGGCAGATAAGCACATCGATtttcctctctcctcaaaaTCCAGATCCCAAAAAAATTGATCCCCCAAATCAGCAATCTAGTCGCAATTATCGTAACGGAGGGGGAAGTGGGGGGTGGGCAACGACGCCGGTGAGGAAGGGGGAGTGGGGTTTGGTGGCGGCGGTAGTGGGGAGCAATGAGGAAGGTGGGGGAAGTGCAGGGAAGGGAAACACGGGtttggtggtggcggcggcAGTGGGGAGCAATGAGGAAGATGGGGGAAGTGCGGGGGAGGGAAACGTCATCGGTGAGGAAGGGGGAGTGGGGTTTGGTGGTGGCGGCATGGCGGCGGTGGGGTTTGGTGGTGGTGgcgttctctctcctctaattcGTTGGTGCTGCGAGGATGAAGGTCATGTGGTTGCTTAACTCCTCAAATTCGATCAGTGTGGAGGGTGAGGGAAGGAGAGAGATTAGGCATGGAGGTGGAACTTAGAAGCAAGAGTTATGGTTGGTATTGATAATGGAGAGAGGGTTGACATGGTGGTGGTGGGAATTGAGGAGACAGACCAAAGGAAACAACAGGGTGGCAATGGAGAATCCAAAAAAATTTGGGGGTAATTGG encodes:
- the LOC110787863 gene encoding boron transporter 4-like, encoding MENIKAPFRGITSDIRGRLSCYKQDWMNGFKHGLGILTPAASIFFASALPAIAFGELLKKKTGGSLSSVQTISSAAICGVIQSVIGGQPLLIQGVAEPTVLMYTFLYNFAKDREDLKPLFLAWTAWVCVWTSLLLMLMAILNACVIIDRFTRIAEELIEMLIAVLFIQEAIKGIISEFHVPKGKDSDIKAYEFEWLYSNGLLSIIFSLGLLYTAFKSRKARSWWYGTGYIRNFIANFGVPLMVLGWTALSYGVPGKVPDGVPRRLFSPHPWDTDSLHPWTIAKKMGEVPGRHILGAFIPGLMIAGLFFFEHNVASKMTQQKDFNLKNPSAYHYDILLLGFTTLICGLLGLPPSYALIPHSPMHTKALAVLKRQLLRRKMVESAKASIHERASNSQIYGNMQAIFLEMDKNKLTNAVVKELEDLKQVVMKGKTNDKNGNSTTFDPEKHIESYLPVRVNEQRLSNLLQSLLLTISVFAMPALKRIPSSLLWGYFAYMAIDSLPGNQFWERIQLLLVNKSRLHKVLKRNHATYVENVPFKCIAAFTTFQLTYLIICYGMTWIPLVGIIFPLPFFLLIIIRHLILPRYFEAHHLHELDAHEYEEVVGASKRSFRHMSLSFKENGTSNYNIDDEEELDEEFSDSEILDELTTHRGELKIRTMSFRSERWTSSGRKEVNPRAMSFRHDPPSKVHPEDIV